One region of Tachysurus fulvidraco isolate hzauxx_2018 chromosome 9, HZAU_PFXX_2.0, whole genome shotgun sequence genomic DNA includes:
- the zfand5a gene encoding AN1-type zinc finger protein 5a has translation MAQETNQSPVPILCTMGCGFYGNPRNNGMCSVCYKENLSRQQSSDRSPVSPLAGSPSSEMAAMQRLDGSLNKAEATCAESASEGMLAAASLPVTQQMTEMSISREEKSPSPTPHIAEAVISQPTSSCSPLSDVAKSPDSDKPKKNRCFTCRKRLGLTGFDCRCGQLFCGIHRYSDKHNCTYDYKAEAAAKIRKENPVVVADKIQRI, from the exons ATGGCCCAGGAGACCAATCAGAGCCCGGTTCCTATCCTGTGCACCATGGGTTGTGGTTTCTACGGCAACCCTAGGAATAATGGCATGTGCTCTGTGTGCTACAAGGAGAACCTGAGTCGACAGCAGAGCAGCGATCGCAGCCCGGTGAGCCCTCTGG CAGGCAGCCCTTCATCTGAGATGGCGGCCATGCAGAGACTAGATGGAAGCCTAAACAAAGCGGAGGCGACGTGCGCAGAATCAGCGTCAGA AGGCATGTTGGCCGCAGCCTCCCTGCCTGTCACACAACAGATGACGGAGATGAGCATTTCCAGAGAGGAGAAAAGCCCGTCTCCTACACCGCACATTGCGGAAGCAG TCATTAGCCAGCCAACTTCCTCCTGCTCACCTCTCAGCGATGTGGCTAAGAGTCCAGACTCGGACAAACCCAAAAAGAACCGCTGCTTCACTTGCCGCAAGAGGCTCGGACTCACAG GTTTCGACTGCAGGTGCGGTCAGCTCTTCTGTGGCATCCACCGCTACTCAGACAAGCACAACTGCACGTACGACTATAAAGCCGAGGCGGCCGCCAAAATCCGAAAAGAAAACCCAGTGGTGGTGGCCGACAAGATCCAGAGAATATAA